A single genomic interval of Arthrobacter sp. KBS0703 harbors:
- a CDS encoding phosphogluconate dehydrogenase C-terminal domain-containing protein, which translates to AILEPTLVETVACMIGTLLNEALHETVHTAGVPEEAAKAMLFGHIQIALTNALRGSNPFSEACEIAIQYGKNTIIKDDWKKIFDDSELDGVIAKMLKLDAVKR; encoded by the coding sequence TGGCCATCCTCGAGCCCACCCTGGTGGAGACGGTGGCCTGCATGATCGGCACCCTGCTCAACGAGGCGCTGCACGAGACCGTGCACACCGCCGGCGTCCCGGAGGAAGCCGCCAAGGCCATGCTGTTCGGTCACATCCAGATTGCCCTGACCAATGCCCTCCGCGGCTCCAACCCGTTCTCCGAGGCCTGCGAAATCGCCATCCAGTACGGCAAGAACACCATCATCAAGGACGACTGGAAGAAGATCTTCGACGACTCCGAGCTGGACGGCGTCATCGCCAAAATGCTCAAGCTCGACGCAGTCAAGCGCTAG